A segment of the Candidatus Andeanibacterium colombiense genome:
CGGTGCGGTTGCTCCAGATATCCTTCCGCCCGTCGCCGTCGCCGTCCACCGCGAGGCGGAGGTAGACGCTCGGGAGGAACTGCGGATTGCCGAAAGCGCCGGCATAGCTGCCGACCAGCGAGGAGCGCGGCACGCCGGTATCGGCAATCTTGAGCACATCGACGAATTCCTGCGCGAACAGATCGCGGCGGCGCCCCTCCCAGGCAAGCGAGGCGAGCGAGCGGGCGAGATCGAAATCGCCCTTCACCGTGCCGTAATTCGTCTCATGCCCCCAGATCGCGATCACCACCGGCGCCGGGACGCCGTAAGTGCGTTCGACCTGCCGGGCGAGATCGCCGCTGGCTGCATAGACCCGCTGACCGCCGCCGATCCGGTTGGCGTCGATATGTTGCGCAAGGTAGGGCGCGAGCGGCGGGAAGCCGCTTCCCGGGGGCCCCGCCGGCTGCGACCGGTCGAGTGCGATCACCCGGCTGTTGGGCGTGAGTCCCGCGGTCATTGACGCGATCGTCGCTTCGGATACGCCCTGCGCCCGCGCCTGCGCGGCAAGCTGCCGGACATAGGCGGCGAAGGACGGATCGGCCGCTCCGGCGGATGCGGCGGTCGGAAGCGGCTGCACGACTTCCTGTGCCTCCGCCCCGTTCGGCGCGGCCGCGAGAGTGAACAGCGCCGACAGGGCAAGGATATGGCTGCGAATGCTCATGTCCCTACCCTGTCACAGCGGACGACTCCGGCAAAGGCCCGATCGGACGATATGCCGCTGCTTTTCGCTCAGTTCCCCTGCGGCGGGCCCATCGGCTTGTTCGGATCGAACGGCGGGAAGCCGCAATTCACCTGGGTGCCGCAATTGGTGACCGTGTGGACGTAGCGGATCTTGCCGTTCTCGATGCGGAACAAATGGCTGTCGGGCCGCGCATTGTCGCCCATCTTGAGGAACACATCGACCGCGCCGATGGTCTCGTCGACGACATAGACCCGGCTGGCCATCTTGATACCGGACGGCACGCCGACGTCGCAGCTGTCGGTCGGCAGGCCCTTGCCGGTATAGACACCGCCTTCGAGCCGGGCGCAGGGGGTGCCCCACGGAACCTGAACGCTCTTGTCGTTGAACAGGTCGAGATAGGCATTGGCCGCCGCGAGCAGTTCGGCGCGGGTGTTGCGCTGCGCCTCGGGGATCACGCCCCAGTTCTCGCCCTTCGCATATTTCAGCGTGTTGGCGGCGCTGAACAGCCAGTCGCCCTCGTCGGTGACGATGTTCTGGATTTGCCCGATCCCGCCGTTGAAGCCGCTGCCCATCTGGGTCGCCATCACATAGGGATGCTCGGGATCGGTCATCACCGTCTCGATCATCACCTGGCAGGTCGTGGTATCGAGAAGCTTGCGCGCGAAATCGACCTTGCGGGGCTTGGTGAACAACCCGGACAGGGTGCCGATCTTGTAATTCTCGCGATAGTCGGCCCATTCGCCGAGTTCCATCTTGAACGGATCGCCCGCTTCCAATGCATTGACCCAGCTCTGGGCCATCGTGTCGAGCTGTTCGCGGGTGCAGCCCGCCTGGGCCGAGGCCGGCGAGGCGAAGGCAAGCGCGGCGAAGGCCGAGATGGCGGCGATAGTGAGGCGTTTCATCGCAAGGGTCTCCCAACTATCCGTCGGCGCAGTCGGGCCTGACGGATCTCCAAAATTGTTCGAACGGCGCGTCTTCGCGCTCATTGACTTTGCCTAATGGCATTGGATCGCGGTGTCACGGGGTGACAAGCGGCTTTGTGCGGTCTAGCGGCATTTTCTGCGCGGACAGGTGGCCGAGTGGTTTAAGGCAGCGGTCTTGAAAACCGCCGAGGGTGCAAGCTCTCCGTGGGTTCGAATCCCACCCTGTCCGCCAATTTTCTTCCTGGTCGGCCTACCGCTTCGCTACTTGAGGCCGGTCCGCCTACCGCAGGCTACGTACGGCCGGGAGTTTCCGGATTACCCGCCCCGCCCGGCGCGCGCTTCGCCGAGGGTTTGTCGTCCCGCGGCTGGTAGTAGCGCTCGGTATCCAGTTCCGCCTGTTCCTCCGGAGTATCGGCGACCGCATCCGGATCGAATTTCACCTTCCCGAAATCGTCGAGGTCTTCCAACTCGTGATCGCGCTTGGCGGGCTTATCCTGTTCCATCTGACCGATACGCTGGCAAGCCCGCTTCGTTCCGTCAGATATGCAGCGCCCGCCCGTAAGCGCCGAGCACGCTCTCATGCATCATCTCGCTCAGCGTCGGATGGGCGAAGATCGTGTTCATCAGCTCGGCCTCGGTGGTCTCGAGCGTCTTGCCGACGACATAGCCCTGGATCAGCTCGGTCACTTCGGCGCCGATCATATGCGCGCCGAGCAATTCGCCGGTCTTCGCGTCGAACACCGTCTTCACGAAGCCCTCGGCCTCGCCAAGTGCGATTGCCTTGCCGTTGCCGATGAAGGGGAAATTGCCGACCTTGACCGTGTAACCGGCTTCCTTGGCCTTGGCCTCGGTCATGCCGACGCTGGCGATCTGCGGGTGGCAATAGGTGCAGCCCGGGATGTTGCCGCGGTCGAGCGGATGCGGATGGACCTCCTTGTTGCCCAGCTCCTGCGCGATCGCCTCGGCCGCGGTGACGCCTTCGTGGCTCGCCTTATGCGCCAGCCACGGGCCCGGTGCGCAATCGCCGATCGCCCACACGCCCTTGGTTTTCGTGCGGCCATAGCCGTCGATCTTGATGAAACCGCGGTCCATTTCGACCAGTCTGTCGATCCCGATGTTCTCGGTGTTCGGCACGATCCCGATCGCAACGATCACATGGCTGTATTCGCCCGAGGTGATCTTGCCGTCCTTGTCCTTGAGCTTGGCCGAGACCCCCTTGTCCGAAACCTTGAGCTCTTCCAGCGCCGCGCCGGTGAGGATGTTCATCCCCTGCTTGGTCAGCGCCTTCTGGAGGAAGGTCGAGACGTCGGCGTCTTCGACCGGCACGATCCGGTCGAGCATTTCGACCACGGTAACCTCGGCGCCCATGTCGTTATAGAAGCTCGCGAACTCGATCCCGATCGCGCCCGATCCGATCACCAGCAGCCTGGTGGGCATTTCGGACGGGGTCATCGCATGGCGATAGGTCCACACCCGCTTGCCGTCGGCCGGAGCAAACGGCAGGTCGCGCGCGCGCGCGCCGGTCGCGACGATGATGTGCTTCGCGGTGAGGGTCTCGGTGCCCTTGTCGCTTTTGACTTCGAGCGTGTTGGCGCTCTTGAAGGTCCCGGTGCCCATGTGCACCGCGATCTTGTTCTTCTTCATCAGATGGGTGACGCCCTGGTTGAGCTGCTTCGCGACCCCGCGCGAGCGCTTGACCACCGCATCGAGATCGGCGGTGATCTTCTCCGCGGCGAGCCCGTAATCCTTGGCGTGCTGCATGTAGTGGAAGATCTCGGCCGAGCGCAGCAGCGCCTTGGTCGGGATGCAGCCCCAGTTGAGGCAGATCCCGCCGAGCAATTCCCGCTCGACGATCGCGGTCTTGAGCCCGAGCTGCGCGCTCCGGATCGCGGCGACATAGCCGCCGGGGCCGGAACCGAGCACGATTACGTCGTATTGATCAGCCATTTGTCGCTCCGTTCGCCCCCTCTCCAAGCTTCGCTAGCCCGCGCGGCGGGCAAGCTTCGCTATCCTCTCCCGCGAGGGGAGAGCAGGAAGAGGAAGTCATGCCATTGAGAAGCCCCTCTCCCCTTGCGGGAGAGGGGTTGGGGAGAGGGGTTTCGAGCGCAGCGAGAACGGCTGTCGCGACCCCATCGGGATTGGTGAGGATATCGTTGTTCCAGAAGCGGAGTAGACGAAAACCTTGCCCCGTCAGATAGGCATCGCGCTGCGCATCGGAAGGGCTTTCCGCATGTTGCGAGCCGTCCGCTTCGACGATCAGGCGGGCTTCGAAGCAGACGAAGTCGGCGATATAGCGATCGATCTGTTGCTGGCGCTTGAACTTCCGGCCCGAGAGCCGTTTGCCGCGCAGGATCGACCAGAGTTTGCGCTCGGCATCGGTCGGTTCACGGCGCATCCGTTTCGCGAGTGGAAGAAGGCTGCCCCCTCTCCTTCCCACCGCTGCGCGGCGGGCCCCTTCCTCCCCCGCGGGGGGGGAGGAGTTAAGCCCCTCTCCCCTCGCGGGAGAGGGGTTGGGGAGAGGGGGTTTTTCTTCCCTCATGCATCCACCGGCCGCGGCCGCCCGTCATCGTCCACCGCGACGAAGGTGAACTTCGCCTCGGTAACCTTCACCGCATCGGCCGAGTGGCGCGGGCGGCGCCAGGCTTCGACGTCGATCCGCATCGAGGTGCGGCCGACATGCTCGATCGTGCAATAGACCGAGACCTCATCGCCCACCTTGACCGGTTCGAGGAACTGCATCCCGTCGATCGAGATCGTGACCGCCCTGCCCTTGGCTCGCAACGCGGCGACCAGGCCGGCGCCATTGTCCATGATGCTGACCAGCCAGCCGCCGAAGATGTCGCCATAGGCATTGGCATCGCGCGGCATCGCGGTGACGCGGATCGCCGGATCGCGTGGTTCGGTCATGCGGCGAAGGCCCTGAGGGTTACACAAGCGACACGTGTATCATAGGCTGTCCGGCCGAATTCCACCTGCCTGCTCAATGATTTACGCCCCAAAGTGACAAATCCCGGGTTTTCGGAAATCGCGTAAGGATATTTCGCGAGGCTTGCCGGAACTATCCCGGCCGACAGGCTTCGCAAACCGACCGATGAGTGCCGAGTCGTCATGCGCAAGACCGTGACACAGCGAGCCGTTTGTAGGAAAGTTATTACGCCACCAGCCCGAGCGGGTTCTCGACCAGTTGCTTGAACGCCTGCATCAGCTGCGCGCCGTCGGCGCCGTCGATCGCGCGGTGGTCGAAGCTGCCGGTCGCGCTCATCACGGTCGCGACCGCCAGCGCGCCATCGACCACATAGGGCCGCGGCTCGCCCGCGCCGATCGCCATGATCATCGCCTGGGGCGGATTGATCACCGCTTCGAACTGCTTGATCCCGAACATCCCCATGTTGGAGATGCTGGCGGTGCCGCCCTGGTATTCGTGCGGCTGCAATTTGCCGTCTCGCGCGCGGGCGGCGAGATCCTTCATCTCGGTCGAGATCTGCGACAGCGACTTGGTGCCGGCATCGACGATGATCGGGGTGATCAATCCGCCGGGGATCGACACCGCGACCGAAATGTCGGCGCGGCTGAACTTGAGCAATTCGTCGCCCGCGAACTGGACGTTGCAGCTCGGCACGCGCAGCAGCGCCTTGGCCTGCGCCTTGATCAGCAGATCGTTGACCGACAGCTTCACACCGTCCGCTTCGAGCGCCGCGTTGAGCTCGCCGCGCAGCTTCAGGAGTTTGTCGAGCTGGATATCGACCGTGAGGTAGATGTGCGGAATCTGCTGCTTGGATTCGGTCAGGCGGCGCGCGATCGTTTTGCGCATGCCGGAAAGCTTTTCGACTTCGTGCGGGATGCCGAAGTCCTGCGCGGCGGCGGGCGTTGCCGCAGCGGGCTGCGGGGACGGAGCTGCGGCGGCACCGGGCTTCGCGCCTTCGACGTCGGCCTTGACGATGCGGCCATGCGGGCCTGAGCCCTGGATCGCGGCGAGATCGACGCCCTTTTCGGCGGCGATACGCTTGGCGAGCGGCGAAGCGAGCACACGCTCGCCTGCCGCACTCTTTGCCGCAGGAGCAGGAGGCGGCGTGGCTTTCTCTTGCGCCCCCGCGGAGGCGGGGGCCTCAGTCGGCTTGGCGGTTGGTTGCGTATCATCGCCCGAGGCCCCCGCCTTCGCGGGGGCACCGGTTTCGGCGGCCGGCTTCACGCTGGCCACATCCTCGCCGTCCTCGGCCAGGGTCGCGATCACCGTGCCGACCTTCACGCCTTCGGTCCCCTCGGGCACCGCGATATCGGCGATCGTGCCTTCGTCGACCGCTTCGAATTCCATCGTCGCCTTGTCGGTTTCGATCTCGGCCATGATGTCGCCGGACTTCACCGTATCGCCGACCTTCACCAGCCAGCGCGAGAGCGTGCCCTCTTCCATCGTGGGGGACAGGGCAGGCATCTTGATCGCGATCGACATGGCGGAAGGAATTATCCCAAATGATGACTTTTACGTCCGCGTCTCTGGCCAATTTGGCGCGCCGGAGCAAGCCCGTCCTGCGCCTGGCGGGGATCGAATGCATCGTTTCTTGCGCGAAATCTCCTTTGGGCGGATACGGCTGACAGGGGCTAGGCCCGAGGAGAGGGGCTCGATGCGCGTCTATCTGGTGATCATGGACGAAACCGACGAGGCGCGGGTCGCCTTGCGGTTCGCGTCGCGGCGCGCGGCCGGAACCGAGGGTTCGGTACATATCCTAGCGCTCGTCCCGCCGCAGGATTTCGTAGCTTTCGGCGGGGTCCAGGCGACGATCGAGCAGGAAGCGCGCGACCGCGCCGAGATGCTTGCCGCCAGCGCCGCGGGCGCGTTGCAGTCCGAAGGGGTCAAATTGCCGCTGATCTCGGTTCGCCAGGGCGAGAGCGACAAGGTCATCCGCGACTATCTCACCGAGCATCCGGAGGTGGCTGCACTGGTATTGGGCGCGGCGACGGATGGGCCGGGTCCACTGGTCAGCCATTTCGCGTCGATTTCGGGGGGCCTGCCCTGCCCGCTGTTCGTGGTGCCCGGCGGATTGAGCGACGAAGAGATCGATCGGCTGAGCTGATCGTCAAAGCCGGGCCCCCGCGCAGGCCGGGGGTCTCAGGCAGTCGGGCGTTCCGTTCGCGGCACGAGATCCTCGCCTTCGCGGGGAATCAGCGTTTCTTGCGCCCCTGGTGCCGGATATTCGCCGGCCGCCCGCGCTTGCCGGCGAGGAAGTTCCCCTGCTTGCGCTCGGGCGGCTTAGATCCGCGCCGTTCGATCGGTTGCCCCTCGGAGTCGAGCGTCTCGAACTTCAGCGCGCCGGTCAGCGGATTGGCCTCGGCCAGCTTGAGCTTCAGCCGGTCGCCGGTGGTGTAGCGCTGACCGGTCTTGTCGCCGACGAGCGCCTGGGCCTTCTCGTCATAGTGGTAATAATCGTTGCCGAGGGTCGAGACCGGCACCAGCCCGTCGCCGCCGAGCCCCAGGATCGTCGCGAAGAAGCCGAATTTCTGGACCCCGGTGATGCGGGTGTCGAAAGTCTCGCCGACCTTGCCCGAGAGCCAGGCGGCCATGTAGCGGTCGGTCGTCTCGCGCTCGGCCTCCATCGCGCGGCGTTCGAAGCCGGAAATCGCCTCGCTGATCTTTTCGAGATCGTCACGGTCGCGGTCGGACAGGCCCGAACCCGGCGGCAGCTTCTGCGGCTGTGGCTGTTCCAGCCCGAAAGCGTCGACCAGCGCGCGGTGGACCAGCAGGTCGGAATAGCGCCGGATCGGCGAGGTGAAATGCGCATAGCTGCCCAGCGCGAGGCCGAAGTGGCCGGCGTTCTTCGGCCCGTAATAGGCCTGGGTCTGGCTGCGCAGCACCGCCTCCATCACCAGCGCCTTCTCGCCCTCGTCGGTGACGTCCTTGAGCATGCGGTTGAACAGCGTGGGCGTGATCACCTGGCCGAGCGCGAGGGTTTTATCCATCGTCTTGAGATATTCGCGCAGCGAAACCAGTTTCTCCCGGCTCGGCGGCTCGTGGATCCGGTAGACCACCGGACTGGTCTTGCTTTCGAGGGCCTTGGCCGCCGCGACATTGGCCGCGATCATGAATTCCTCGACCACCCGGTGCGCATCGAGCCGCTCGCGGATCGCGATTTCGGAAATGCGGCCCTTCTCGTCGAGCATCACCCGGCGTTCGGGCAGGTCGAGATCGAGCGGATCGCGCCGGCTGCGCGCCGCGTCGAGCACGGCCCAGGCGGCCCACAAATTCTTGAGATTGTCGTCGGCGGTCCCGTCGTCGATCGCCGCCTGCGCCTTCTCATAGGCGATGTTGGCCGCGATCCGTACCCGCGCGCGGGTGAAGCGCCAGCCGGTGAGCTTGCCGGTCTTGTCGATCTGGAGATGGCAGGCCATCGCCGCGCGGTCCTGGCCCTGCTTGAGGCTGCAGACATCGGCGCTGAGCACTTCGGGGAGCATCGGCACCACGCGGTCGGGGAAATAGACCGAATTGCCGCGCTTGCGCGCCTCGCGGTCGACCGCGCCGCCCGGCCGGACATAGAACGACACATCGGCGATCGCGACGATCGCATTGAACCCACCCTGCCCGTCGGGCTCGGCCCAGATCGCATCGTCATGGTCGCGCGCGTCGGCCGGGTCGATCGCGACGATCGGGATATGGCGCAGATCCTCGCGCTTCTCTTCCGACAAAGGCAGTTTCGCGGCCAGGTCGGCCTCGGCGATCGTCTCGCCCGCGAAGGCGAAGGGGATGTTGTACTTGGCGATCGCGATCAGGCTGAAGGCCTTGGGCGCAAGCGGATCGCCGAGCACCTGAACCACTTTCACGCCAGCGCGCGGCGAACGGCCCGCCGGCTCGGCCAGCACCAGTTGCCCGGCCTCCGCGCCGCCGAGATCGGCGATCGGCGAGGAATTGCGGATGCGCTTGTCGACCGGCGCGAGCCAGCCCTTCCCTGCCCCGTCGAGCTCGACCACGCCCATCAGCGATGCACCGAGCGACGGCAGCACCTTCATCGGATGCGCGATCCAGCCGGTACCGCTCTCCTCGGTGCGCGCGAGCACGCGGTCGCCGGTCTTGAGTGCGGCCTGCTTGCCGGGGCCCTTCTTGCGTTCGATCAGGCGGATGCGCGGCGGCGGGGTGCGATCGTCCGGATCCCAGTTGTCGGGCACCGCCAGCGCCTCGCCGTCGTCGATCTCGACAACCCGCAGCACGGTGACCTTCGGAATCCCGCCCATCTTGTGGAACGCGGTCTTCTTGCCGTCGATCAGGCCTTCGTCGGCCATGTCCTTGAGCAATTTCTTGAGGGCGATCTTCTCCTGCCCCTGAAGCCCGAAGGCGCGCGCGATTTCGCGCTTGCCGGCAGGCTTGTCCGAGGTCTGGATGAATTCGAGCACCTGCTCCTTCGTGGGCAGGCCCACGAACCTTGTGCTAACGGGGCGCTTGGGCATCGAACGGCGATAGTGCTAATCCCTCCCCACGTCACTGACGGAATCGTTGATACGAGGAGAGGCCCCGATGCGGCATTATTTGATCGTCGGCTTGATCGGGACCCTCGCCGCCGCCGCGCTTACGGCGGAAGCTCCCGCGGAAGTCCCGTCGCGCTTCGAACTGGGGCTGGACTGCGCCGCGGCCGCGACGGTTTCCACCATGCTGCTGAAGCAGACCAAGGCGCCGGCGGCGATGCAGGAATCATACGCCTCGACCCTCGCGTCGGTCGGCGGAATGCTGCACGATCTCGCACCCGCCGCGGGCATGACGGACGCGCAGGTCGATCTGGAAATCACCCGGCGGAGCAACGTGCTGGTCGACAGCCTCAACGCCACCCCGGACGATGGCTATCAGGCGGCGGTGTTGAAGCAGGTTTCGCTGGAGCCCGATGGCGGCATGGGCGCCTGCACCACACTGCTGAACGAAGTACGCATCGAAAAGAAGCCCTAAGCCGCGCCGGCCCGCCCCGCGCAAAGTCGTTCGCCCGCGCGCACCGGCCTTTCGTCGATTGACCCTTGCCCGGCAGACGGCATAGTGGCCGCTGGTTGCACGCGATACCACACAGGGGACTCCACTTCATGCGCACCGAGCTTGCGGGCATCCTGCTCGCCGCCACCGCCCTCACCGCCACTTCCGCCTCGGCCAAGGATGCCCCGGGCGATACGGTGATCGCCGCGATGGGCCCGATCCTCGCGACCGCGCCCGACGCCAAAGCGATCAATGCCAAGTGCGACAGCCTGACCGCCGAGATCCAGCGCCGCGTCACCGAGCTGGAGGGTGAGAGCGGGCCGGCCACCGTCGGCACCACGCTCACCCGCTACGATGCGATCAATGCGCTGCTGGGCGGCGGCTCGGGCGAGTTCACCCTCTATCAGCAGGTGATGGCCGACGATGCGCGCCGCGACGCGGGTGGCGCCTGCCAGGTGAAGCTCGCCGCGCTGTCGAGCAAGCTCAGCCTGTCGCGCCCGATCTACGACCGGCTGAAGGCGATCGACGCTTCGGCCGAGGACGACCAGACCAGATATTACCTGAGGCAGGCGCTCGCCGGCTTCGAACGCGGCGGCGTCGCGCTCGACGATGCGCAGCGCGCCGAAGTCCAGGCGCTGCAGGAGAAGATTGCTCAGGTCGCCAACGATTTCGATGCCAACATCGCCGCCGGGGAGAAATCGCTCAAGGTCGCGCCGACGGAATTGGCGGGCCTGCCGCAAGACTGGATCGACGCACACAAGCCCGGCGCCGACGGCCTGGTCACGATCACCACCGCCTATCCCGACTACAATCCGGTGATGAGCTACGCCAAGAGCGACCAGCTCCGCCACGATCTCTCAGTCATCTACAACCAGCGCGCCTTCCCCGTGAACGATGCGAAACTGCGCGAATTGCTCGAACTGCGCCAGCAGCTCGCCGAGAAGCTCGGCCGGCGGAATTATGCCCAGCTCGTCCTCGAGGACAAGATGGTCAACACGCCGAAGCAGGTCGAGACATTGCTGCAGGACATGGCCGAAGCGGCACGCCCGGCGGCCGAGGGCGATTACGCCAAGAACCTCGCGGTGCTGAAGGAACTGCGCCCGGGCGCGACCGACATCCGTTACTGGGAATCGGGCTGGCTCGCGCCGATTGTCCAGCAGCGCGACTACGATTACGATCCGCAGGAAGCGCGCAAGTATTTCGCCTATGACCAGGTGCGCGACGGGATACTCAAGCTCGCCGAGGATCTGTTCGATGTCACCATCACCCCGTGGAAGACCCCGGTGTGGGACAAGGAGGTCGAGACTTACGAAGTCCGCGACCACGGCACGCTGATCGGGCGCTTCTATTTCGATTCGCATCCGCGCCCGGGCAAGTACAGCCACGCCAACATGGTTCCGCTGCGCCCCGGCGTCCTCGGCGGCAAGTCCGTGCCGCTCGGCGCGCTGGTGATGAACCTGCCGCGCGGCGATCACACCACCGGGCTGATGGAGCACGGCGACGTGGAGACCTTCCTCCACGAATTCGGCCACATGCTGCACCACATCTTCGGCGGCACCCAGCGCTGGTTCGCACAGAGCGGCGTCGCGACCGAATGGGACTTCGTCGAGGCCCCGTCGCAAATGCTGGAGAACTGGGTCTACGATTACGATACGCTCGCCAAGTTCGCAAAGGACAAGGACGGCAACCCGATTCCGCGCGACCTGGTCGAGAAGATGAACCGCGCGCGCTATTTCAACCTCGGCTTCGGCGACATGCGCCAGCTCGGCTACGCGAACATCTCGCTCGAGCTGCACCAGGAGCCGGTGCCCGAGAACCTCGGGCAGGCGACGCGCTATTACCGCGGGCAATTCGACCTCGTGCCAACTCCCGATTACGTCGAGATGCAGGATTCCTTCGGCCATCTGAACGGCTATTCGGCGATCTATTACACCTACCGCTGGTCCAAGGTGATCGCCGACGATCTGTTCACCCGCTTCGAGAAGGACGGGCTGCGCGATCCGGAGACGGCGAAGGAATACCGCCAACGGGTACTGGCCAAGGGCGGCACCCGCCCCGCCGCAGCGCTGGTGAAAGACTTCCTCGGCCGCGACATCAGCCTCGACGCCTATCGCGCCGAGATGGAGAAGGCGGCGAAGTAGGCTTGCTCTTCGTCATTGCGAGGAGCGAAGCGACGAAGCAATCCAGAGCGGCGCAAGATGCCCTGGATTGCTTCGCTCCGCTCGCAATGACGAAAATTATGGGGCGGCCGGCCCAAACCCGCCGCCAGGCAGCGCACTGGCGACCGGGCTTTCGGCGCCATCGGCCGAAACCGAGCTGACCCCAAAGAACCAGTCGTCGCCACGGACACCGTCGAGCGTAGCCTCGGAGCCAGCGATGCCGGCCTTAAGCGGCTTGTCGTTCCAGTAGGGCTGGTCGGTGCGGCGCTGCCAGATCGTATAGCTCGCGGCGCCGGCGACCGGCATCCAGGTCAGCTTCGTATAGGTCTTCACCGCTGAGTCCGCCGTCGATACCGGCGGCAGCGGCGCGCGCGCGAGCCGGTCGAGCGTGCGGACGTTGAGCCGGGTTACCTTCGCGAGATAGGGAAAATCGACGTGGTCGGGCGTGTCGCCATATTCGACGCCGTTTTCCGTCCGGACGTTCTGGTGCTGGCGGTTGTAATTCTCGATGGCGGCCGTGAAGCGGATCGCCGGATAGCCGGCCGCGAGGAACGGGAAATGGTCGCCGCCGCGATGCGCGCGGTCCACCCGCCACACCTGCCGCACCGCGAGGCCGTCCGCGGCCGGCTCGGCCAGTTGGCCCACAAAGCGCGAGAGATTGCGCGACGGGCTGTCGTTCTCGCCGCCGCTGGCGCGCTGTGCCGCGCGCAATTTATCGTCGGCATCGGCGCGCGGTCCTTCGGAGAACACCCGCACATGGCTGTCGTCGCACACCCCGTCCGAACCGCAGGTCCCGCCGACGATGTCGTTGTTGAGCACCGCCTTGACCGTCCAGCCCTGCGCCTTCGCATATTCGGCCAGCAGCGCGCCGCCATACAGCCCCTGCTCCTCGCCCGAGAGCAGAGCGTAGACGATGGTGGTGGGGTATTTGTGCCGCGACAGCACCCGCGCCGCTTCCAGCACCAGCGACGATCCGGACGCATCGTCGTTCGCGCCGGGCGCATCGCTATTCGGGTCCAGCACGTCGGACGGCATGCTGTCGATATGGCCCTG
Coding sequences within it:
- a CDS encoding Zn-dependent oligopeptidase, which gives rise to MRTELAGILLAATALTATSASAKDAPGDTVIAAMGPILATAPDAKAINAKCDSLTAEIQRRVTELEGESGPATVGTTLTRYDAINALLGGGSGEFTLYQQVMADDARRDAGGACQVKLAALSSKLSLSRPIYDRLKAIDASAEDDQTRYYLRQALAGFERGGVALDDAQRAEVQALQEKIAQVANDFDANIAAGEKSLKVAPTELAGLPQDWIDAHKPGADGLVTITTAYPDYNPVMSYAKSDQLRHDLSVIYNQRAFPVNDAKLRELLELRQQLAEKLGRRNYAQLVLEDKMVNTPKQVETLLQDMAEAARPAAEGDYAKNLAVLKELRPGATDIRYWESGWLAPIVQQRDYDYDPQEARKYFAYDQVRDGILKLAEDLFDVTITPWKTPVWDKEVETYEVRDHGTLIGRFYFDSHPRPGKYSHANMVPLRPGVLGGKSVPLGALVMNLPRGDHTTGLMEHGDVETFLHEFGHMLHHIFGGTQRWFAQSGVATEWDFVEAPSQMLENWVYDYDTLAKFAKDKDGNPIPRDLVEKMNRARYFNLGFGDMRQLGYANISLELHQEPVPENLGQATRYYRGQFDLVPTPDYVEMQDSFGHLNGYSAIYYTYRWSKVIADDLFTRFEKDGLRDPETAKEYRQRVLAKGGTRPAAALVKDFLGRDISLDAYRAEMEKAAK
- a CDS encoding M20/M25/M40 family metallo-hydrolase, which codes for MRRLALACLVLAAPAGAQAPETDVSEARLKSSVETLAGFGTRHTLSSQTDPKRGIGAARAWGEGEFRKTSAACGGCLEIALPEKMVSGNRIPDPVRLVDVVAIQRGSERPNEVVIVQGHIDSMPSDVLDPNSDAPGANDDASGSSLVLEAARVLSRHKYPTTIVYALLSGEEQGLYGGALLAEYAKAQGWTVKAVLNNDIVGGTCGSDGVCDDSHVRVFSEGPRADADDKLRAAQRASGGENDSPSRNLSRFVGQLAEPAADGLAVRQVWRVDRAHRGGDHFPFLAAGYPAIRFTAAIENYNRQHQNVRTENGVEYGDTPDHVDFPYLAKVTRLNVRTLDRLARAPLPPVSTADSAVKTYTKLTWMPVAGAASYTIWQRRTDQPYWNDKPLKAGIAGSEATLDGVRGDDWFFGVSSVSADGAESPVASALPGGGFGPAAP